In Candidatus Krumholzibacteriia bacterium, one genomic interval encodes:
- a CDS encoding RNA polymerase sigma factor RpoD/SigA, which produces MSTGRVRGGDVEGSLDIYLREINATSLLSRAEEKALAQRVETGDAAALDHLVRANLRFVVSIAKQYANQGLSLEDLINEGNLGLIKAAQRFDHRRGFKFISYAVWWIRQSMHQALAEQSRVVRLPLNRAGALYRIGKVSRQMQQELGRPPDEGEIAARMRLSREEVRETLRVSHPSLSLDEGFDGEEDPNSLLSCLADESSARPDQVTFARTLGQDLQAALQELEPREQRILRLYFGLDGIEPLTLEQIGATMGLTRERIRQIKEKALDKLRAGRVGEGLLAYVEE; this is translated from the coding sequence ATGTCGACTGGGCGTGTTCGTGGGGGGGACGTCGAAGGCAGCCTGGACATCTATCTGCGCGAGATCAACGCGACTTCATTGCTCTCCCGCGCGGAAGAAAAGGCCCTGGCGCAGCGGGTGGAAACAGGGGACGCGGCGGCGCTGGATCACCTGGTCCGGGCCAACTTGCGTTTCGTCGTCTCCATCGCCAAGCAGTACGCCAATCAAGGGCTGTCGCTGGAGGACCTGATCAACGAAGGCAACCTGGGGCTGATCAAGGCGGCCCAGCGTTTCGATCACCGGCGTGGCTTCAAGTTCATCTCTTACGCCGTGTGGTGGATCCGTCAGTCCATGCATCAGGCGCTGGCCGAGCAGTCCCGGGTCGTGCGCTTGCCGCTCAACCGCGCCGGCGCCCTGTACCGCATCGGCAAGGTGTCGCGGCAGATGCAGCAGGAGCTGGGACGCCCGCCGGACGAGGGAGAGATCGCCGCGCGCATGCGCTTGAGCCGCGAGGAGGTGCGGGAGACCTTGCGCGTGTCCCATCCCAGCCTCTCCCTCGACGAGGGCTTCGATGGCGAAGAAGATCCGAATTCGCTCCTTTCCTGCCTGGCGGACGAGTCGAGCGCCCGGCCGGACCAGGTGACCTTCGCCCGCACCCTGGGGCAGGATCTGCAGGCGGCGTTGCAGGAGCTGGAGCCGCGGGAGCAGAGAATTCTGCGCCTCTACTTCGGCCTCGACGGGATCGAGCCGCTGACCTTGGAGCAGATCGGTGCCACCATGGGGCTCACTCGCGAACGCATCCGGCAAATCAAGGAGAAGGCCCTGGACAAGCTGCGGGCCGGCCGCGTGGGGGAAGGACTTTTGGCGTACGTCGAGGAATGA
- a CDS encoding M23 family metallopeptidase: MRWLRRWRPTPGKKLTFLYVPDDDDVRQFRVPQAAFYAAAGVLLLGLGLIGFFGVRYLGALSEGREMLRLHGENEELRERLTVIETQLASLDGAMAEGRQVQERLRLLASLQPIHTDVFDAGVGGPLVLDDSGTLPEPLDENLDQVSGRISQMLRQASIQRESYDEILTTLRAREQIWARTPSVRPVQTGFITGRYGRRMDPFTGQAAMHRGIDIAAHPGAAVRATADGTVTRAGLWGGYGLLVEVDHGDGIISRYAHCSKLLVGPGQRVRRGDRIARVGSTGKATGSHVHYEVMQNGLPQDPMKFIIETDVIVD, encoded by the coding sequence ATGCGATGGCTGCGGCGCTGGCGCCCCACTCCCGGCAAGAAGCTCACCTTCTTGTACGTTCCCGACGACGATGACGTGCGCCAGTTCCGCGTACCCCAGGCGGCCTTCTATGCTGCCGCCGGTGTGCTGCTCCTCGGTCTCGGCTTGATCGGTTTCTTCGGCGTCCGCTACCTCGGGGCTCTGTCGGAAGGCCGCGAAATGCTGCGCCTCCACGGGGAGAACGAGGAACTGCGCGAGCGCTTGACGGTCATCGAAACCCAGCTCGCTTCCCTCGACGGAGCCATGGCGGAGGGACGGCAAGTGCAAGAGCGTCTGCGCCTCCTCGCCAGCCTCCAGCCCATCCACACCGACGTCTTCGATGCCGGCGTCGGCGGTCCCCTGGTGCTGGACGACAGCGGCACACTGCCCGAGCCATTGGACGAGAACCTGGACCAGGTGAGCGGCCGCATCTCGCAGATGCTGCGCCAGGCCAGCATCCAGCGCGAGAGCTACGACGAGATCCTGACGACGTTGCGCGCCAGGGAGCAGATCTGGGCCCGCACGCCTTCGGTCAGGCCGGTGCAGACTGGATTCATCACCGGCCGCTACGGCCGCCGCATGGATCCGTTCACCGGACAGGCAGCGATGCACCGCGGCATCGACATCGCGGCCCACCCCGGCGCAGCGGTGCGCGCCACTGCGGACGGCACCGTGACCCGCGCCGGTCTGTGGGGCGGCTACGGCCTCCTGGTGGAAGTCGACCATGGGGACGGCATCATCAGCCGCTACGCCCACTGCAGCAAGCTGCTGGTCGGCCCCGGGCAGCGCGTCCGGCGCGGCGACCGGATCGCCCGAGTCGGCAGCACGGGCAAGGCCACGGGGTCGCACGTGCACTACGAGGTCATGCAGAACGGCCTGCCTCAAGACCCCATGAAGTTCATCATCGAGACCGACGTCATCGTCGACTAG
- a CDS encoding N-acetylmuramoyl-L-alanine amidase, protein MRILQLRHWLEAADDKRLVLDLDSEARFSVRVFDTPPQVVLQVHGAELAESLDETFPGDPVLRRVYARPTDAGVEIVIQFSRTSQASVFPQAPSGDRGHRIVVDITPRLSDDERAAREAQVRAVRESGDRIVAIDPGHGGEDPGTVYGRLQEKHVALAVGRLLRDELNRRQGLRAILTRSSDTFIPLGRRQSIARQYGAHLFVSLHVNSAPSKARGAEVFFSSIEGSEDKAARELVDRENAADLVGGVPPEQVNAPIVDILMDMTRNQTMKLSEALAEMLLDHLGRVEGAALRDVKQGPLAVLKSIDKPSVLVELGFITSRDDRILLVQAQRAYAARLADGIAEYLG, encoded by the coding sequence GTGCGCATCCTGCAGCTGCGCCACTGGCTCGAGGCCGCCGACGACAAGCGGCTCGTCCTGGACTTGGACAGCGAGGCGCGTTTCAGCGTGCGCGTCTTCGACACGCCACCCCAGGTGGTGTTGCAAGTGCACGGGGCGGAGCTGGCCGAGTCCCTGGATGAGACCTTTCCCGGCGACCCGGTGCTGCGCCGTGTCTACGCCCGCCCGACCGACGCTGGCGTGGAGATCGTGATCCAGTTCTCCCGCACCTCACAGGCCAGCGTTTTCCCGCAAGCTCCGAGCGGCGACCGGGGTCATCGCATCGTGGTGGACATCACGCCGCGGTTGAGCGACGACGAGCGTGCCGCGCGGGAAGCACAGGTGCGCGCGGTGCGCGAGAGTGGGGACCGCATCGTCGCCATCGATCCGGGTCACGGCGGCGAGGATCCCGGCACGGTGTACGGGAGGCTGCAGGAGAAGCACGTGGCCCTCGCCGTGGGGCGCCTGCTCCGGGACGAGCTCAACCGGCGGCAGGGATTGCGCGCCATCCTCACCCGCAGCAGCGACACCTTCATCCCCCTCGGCCGGCGCCAGAGCATCGCCCGCCAGTACGGCGCGCATTTGTTCGTCAGCCTGCACGTGAACTCCGCTCCCTCCAAGGCGCGCGGCGCGGAGGTGTTCTTCTCCTCCATCGAGGGCTCCGAGGACAAGGCGGCGCGGGAGCTCGTGGACCGGGAAAACGCCGCGGATCTCGTGGGCGGCGTGCCGCCAGAGCAGGTGAACGCCCCCATCGTCGACATCCTCATGGACATGACCCGCAACCAGACGATGAAGCTCAGCGAGGCGCTGGCGGAAATGTTGCTGGACCACCTGGGGCGGGTGGAGGGCGCCGCTCTCCGCGACGTCAAGCAAGGTCCTCTGGCCGTCCTCAAGTCCATCGATAAGCCGTCGGTGCTGGTGGAGCTGGGATTCATCACCAGCAGGGACGATCGAATCTTGCTGGTGCAAGCGCAGCGGGCCTACGCTGCCCGCCTCGCCGACGGCATCGCCGAATACCTCGGCTGA